TAGTGTACAACATACAAGAAAAACGCATTTTTTTAACACCAAAGTCCCACAACTCTAGAACAACATatagaaaaatcagaaaaaaaacgaAAGAGAACCAGGCATTACCTATTCTAGCCTAATTATAAAATTTCGGATTAATTGGatgaagcatttttgagttactgTACGACATTCaagaaaaatggcattttttataaaaatcaaagtccCATACTCTGGACACATcgcaaaattggaaaaaaacaaaAGGTAACCAGACATTACCAATTCCAgcctaattttaaaatttcagttcaaTTGGATGAAGCATTTTTGAATTCATGAACAACATACAAGAATAAAGAGCTTGGCCGAGTGCACCATGATACGACCGCAATGGTCGACAAGTGTTCATTTGGGCAAGTGTTGACACACTTCTAAAGTGGACACAATAATATGCTTGACACAGTAATTTGCTGGACACAGAAATTACATTAGTACTAAAAAGCACcactttggcccctaataggttgGAAGAACTGCAAGTCCTAGCTCAAATCTGCTAAAATTCTCTATGTTGGAAATTTCATAAGGActctaaagaagaaaaaaaacctttgaaatcggacgagaaataaaaaagtttgttttttgggATTGAGCACCACTTTGGCCCCTAATAGCTCGGAAACGGTACAAGCTACGTTAAATCCGTCGAGACTCTACCAGTGCAAAAGTTcataaggaaaacaatgaaaaatgaaaaaatcaaaatgaaaatatgaaaattaaaaatttcatgaACAAAAAAGAGAAGTCCGTTTTAGCCCCTTTTAGCTCTGAAACCTTAAGACCTAGCTCAAATCTGTAAAAATTCACTTTGTTGGAAAAAATATGACTACTTTTGACATAACTGAAAATCgaaattgtcaattttatttaatataaaaagaaattcaggtttaaagatattttttagcctacaacttttgaaaatttactggattttttttccttaaattgaCGATTGTTGTTGGAAGGGACTTGGACAATATTCATGACATGGTCAAATTACAACTAGATGGAAAATTAGACGCCTTTTTCGTGCCACCGTGACAATAAGTGAAGGGCATATTGTTTATACTGATCCATCTGTCCGTTTGATGTTttagaacaaaataaaacataaattatggATGGATGGACAACAGACAGACGATAAATAATGGATGAAAATGCTTAGTGATGGCAAAAACTTGCAAGCCTTTCAGGCTAAGTGACCAAAACAGAAACCAATAATACAAATCAGCAATTCttacttttcttgttttcttgctTTTCAGCTACTTTACTGCTGCTTGGAGTATATATTTTTCTAGGAATTCTTTTCCTTTTTGGATAGGAAATTGGAGTTTCCATTGTTGGTAGATCTGCAAAAGATGAATATCATATTTGACAGATGTTTCATTACcaggaccaaaataaaaaaaataatgtatgatctgacaaaaaaaaaaaaacaagctgtGTCAAGTCTTGTATTgctgttttatatttcagaatattTATGTGTCCGTGTCGTTACCAATTCCACTCTGAATGTAAATCATAATAATTTTGCGCTTGACACGAACCAGCTAGTAACTATTGCAAGAAAGgtaactagaggctccaaggagcctgtgtcgctcacctgttttcaaatttgtctaaaTCTTCCTTTGAGGATGATTTCAGACCCACTGGCTGTATTTTTTAGATCTTGTCCTacttaacatttttgctgttcaaACTTTCAATATATCTATAACAGTTTAAAAGATACTTTTTAAAGCACTAAAATcggtgaaaatataaaaatagaggaTATGGTAATAAACAAGTAATAAacatttaagggcaataaatcCAATAACAAGTGGTCATTTGAACTGTGTGTAGAGCTTTtattgctgaacatatttgcaatctaaaatatttttttttctatctataatcactgtgcttaaacagctgtgggtaacttaagttacccacagcccaagatggcgcaAGACATCTTCTGTTTATATagattttagttattttaaagcaaaacaaagttGTTTAACGAAGATAAAGCTTTCAAGAAGATGTATATCAGTTTCGCCCGCACTAATAAAAGTAgaaataacttaagtataaaacAATAAGTCGAAAAACAACTGATTTTAAAAGTCCAAAAGAGGTACGTAACTTTTACAAGAGATATCCGTAACTTTTTTTACGTAATTTACagagatgtccgtaacttcaTGATGTGTCTTTAACTTTTCTCAGAATTTATATTGttatacacaaaaatataaagGTAAGCTATGAAATATCGTAAGTTGGTATACAACTACATTTAGTTACAGTAAAGAGTAAAGGTTAACGCCTTACTTATTCCCAAAAACGGCAAGGGGAATTCATAGTCAGAAGTTCCAATTTTCGAAACGATCCCTTAAAGCAAAACACTAAACCccttcaacattttttattctaGATTATATGTGATATCACTCTGTCTGTTTTACTCATAAAATTACAGCAACACAGTACTGcaacatacatttttacaataacAAACCACGGCTGTCCTTCATCAACTAGTTTAAGATGAATATTAAGAAGCCGAAAAATCTGAACATGTAGCttaaatgtttttcttctatGCGGTgccaatattcaaattttcagatgaaattaCAAAAGGGAATAAACCGTACATTAATACTGAAACAATGAAAATATCTTAGccttatttttaaagaaaccagGACTAGTTGGGTTAATAAACTTTCTTCATTATTTACTTGTGTTACTCATCGAAACATAGTGCAATTACATATATGTAATTTCAAATAGATTTGCCAGGATCACATTGTTGTTTTTCTTcaaacagttgaaaataaaatttctacTGGGATAATGATTTATTGAGTTCTTTGAAACCCTGTCTCTCCTTCGGTAGCTGTTAATAGTGGAAAATCACTGGTATAAAGCCGATGCCCGTAAATGCAGTTACGGTTAGCCGTAGATGGCATACGAAAatatgggcattatattttctagcTTTTAAGCCTATAAAATTGTTACAATTGTTGAATTTTGCAATTTAGGAAAAGGTCAGTGTCTCAAGATTTAATATAGACCAGAATCATGTTTATTATATGTCTagctatttcatttttaaagctCTTAGTGAGCTGTAAGATGCGTGTACCTGCTGCTTTTTCTACAGTTTAGATGCCCTTAACTTGTAAAGCGGATGCGTGTAACTTGCAGATCTAATGATTGTAAATTGCAGTAGCTGAAATGCTGAAGTTTATTGCATGTTTAATGTACAAATTATCCTGTATTGGTACgcaattttatgttatattttcatGAACGTAGAGAGCGTGGCACTCTTCCTatacgaggcatcggatttaatgtcccTAATCTGACCGGACCTGACTGTGTATTTGTACATCCAGCACAGCTAAACGGACCAAAGTTAAGCGCTTAAGTTGGTATTATCCCCATGTTTGTGAGTGTCATTTTCTTCGGTGTCCGTggaaaaggaaaacaaatgtcaGATCATTATGTATAAAGAATCCTTATATACGCAAAAATTATGCATCCAAAGGCTACAACAGAAAAATTACCCACAGCCAGAGTTTTCGGTTAagaaaagttacggacatcttttgccatttttaaaattgttcttACGCTAAGCTAAGACAAAATgcattacattttttgttttcagtTGATTATTTTGCCTTAGATACAATACATTGACAACTTGTAAAGAATTATTAATGCGTAAATCTAAagatatttgataaaattaaaatcgcattatTTTACGCCGCCAtattgggctgtgggtaacttaagttacccacagccgtttaagcacagtgataaTAGTTTATGAGATAATAGCCAAAAGCAttcaaatttgccaaaaactgtCATTTATGGCCAATAACCCCTATGCAGGAGTATCCAACAATTttgacataaatataaattaaatagatcTTGTCATTCTGAACATTTTTGTCCTTGTCACATTTTCTCTGTTtgcaatgaatggtttttgagatattagtCAATACAGTCGAACATGTTTTTCATTAACAGCCATATGTTTAATATATGTACTAAGTCCGTAAACAGGATGGCTTAGTATGACGGACGAAGGGACAGACAAAGTCCATGATTTGCTATTGGAAACCGCAGAAATTGGTAGGATCAAAATCTAAATTAGGAGGTGCACAATGGGAACATGTAACAAAGATTCTCTGACAGTTTCATGGAATTCCCTTCAGTAGTTTAGGGACGGAAGGATGAACGGACGGACACAACGAATACTATATACCCCGTTTTTTTAAGCGGGGGTAAAACTAAATAATGTATCAaattattacaataaaatatcaatgaaagactcattttttttttttacaaaattttaaaaataaagattgatagTCATGTTACTGTAAAGGACAGTTGAAAGTATAATTAAAGAAATTGTTCATTGAAACTTTAGGCCAAATTGTAATATATGGACTGGCAGGCCACTCCAAAAGGCCCTCAGTGTCTTGAACTATTTCTTAAATATTGACCTTaatcacatgaaatatttgtacaAGGTAAATAAATCCTTGTATCCACCtcatcaaaagtcataaattgtataatatacaattatgacCTTCATGGAAAGttaatacagtcaaacctgtgaAAACCGGACCCTGAGTAATCCGGTTTCCTGTCAATTCCGGCCGAAAATTAAAGTCCCACTTCCTTCCCTTAATATTCTTTGCAAAAATGTCCCTTGTAAACCGGACCCTGTCTATTCGGAATTCCGATCTAATTATCTAGTCCCAATACAGTAAATTActttaattattacctgtcaaaaccggtttggCCTTTTATCATAACGGTATTGATTGATGTCAATCAACTGATCAAGTCGACAGAGATCCGACCACTTTTGAAACGAAATAACTGCTATGGAAAATTAATCTTCAATGCCTACGGAGGAAACTTATGGACAGAAAAACAACTCGTGTTTATCAATTCAAACAATGTGGAGATTCCGACGCAAACAAAATCTGCGAAAGTGAAAATGAAGCGGACGAGCCAGAAACTTTAACTTCATATGAGTATTTCTTCACAAACATTAAATGTAtgaatcatttttcaaattcCAAAGATGATGGATTTCTTAACTTTCTCATACCAATGAGAGCAATGATTGAAGATGTTTCGTTCGTAGAAAAATGGTAAAAAGCAGGGACATGTCCAAATATATATTGTGTTCAAATCATCGGCACTCTAGGTTAAATAAAATTAGTTTCAGAATTTTCTATTATTCAATACACTAATTTATAATATGTCAGTAATCTACTGTACTATACAAGCTtattatttgttaattgcatGAAATATGCAGTTCTGTAAAATATCTGACGTCATGAACCACTGACTTCCTGTCAATCTGAAAACCTGAATAAACCGACCCACTGCCTAAATCGGCCCTTTTTGACGGTCCCAGAGGTGGCCGGTTTACACAGGTTTTACTGTATCCAAAATTGATAAATCGAGGAAGAGGTTATTTCCTGCGGGCATAGCCAAAGGGAAATTCCCCCTTTCGAGATTTAACAATTTTGGATATTAACTTTTCATGAAGgacataattgttttattataccacaCTAAACATTGGACTTGTTTTAACCCATTTTACAAGCATCAGCGTAAAAGTTTCATTTCAAAAACTAACTAGTCTTTGAGACTTTCAGGAAATTTACCAAAGTTGGAATTGCAACTTTTGGAATCAGAGcatttcaaaacatttcattagtttttatgatatatatatatggtaagtCTTGTAGAATGATTCCAAAAATCAAGCAGTCTTTTTAAGACtttcagaaaatttacaaaacttggaattgcaattttttgaaatcttagTGTTCCATGTAATtccaataaataaaatgtagcaAAAGAGATTAATTGcaagttaaattttgaaaaaataatgagtcTTTGAGACTTTCAGGAAATTTACCAAAAATGGAAATCTgaacattcaaaaatattttgtttgtttttgcaatGTAAGAATAGTAAGTTTTGAAGAACATTTTCAAAGATTTGCCAGTCTTTGAGACTTTCAGGAATTTTCTTAAAACTGGAattggcattttttaaaaatccaaGTGTGCATatctttttatatgttattgTAAAACACAATTAGTTTCAAGGAACATTTCCAAAATTTAAACAGTCTTTGAGACTTTCAGGAAATTTACCAAAGTTGGAATTGCCATATTTGGAATCCAAACATACAGTATTGTTCCAACTGTTATACTAATACATAATAAAAAGCTTCGCCGAGCACAGCATGATACGACCGCAGTTGTCGACAAGTGTTCATTTGGGCAAGTATTGACACACTACTAAAGTGGACACAATAATGTGCTGGACACAGTAATTTGCTGGACACAGTAATTTGCTGGATACAGTAATTAGCTGGACACAGTAATATActggacacagaaattaagaccCTTGTAGCAGGGAAACCGTAAGTCCCAGCTTAAATTTGGAGAGAATCAAACGGGTTGGAAATTTGTTAAggaatccaaacaaaaaaaatgttgtaatttgacgagaaataaaaaagttcTATTTTTGGAGTTAGCACCACTTTGGCCCCTAATAGCTCGGAAACGGTAAAAGCTATGTTAAATCCGTTGACATACTATCGGTGCGGAAGTTCATAAggaacataatgaaaaaaacaaaaccaaaataagatgaaaaataaaaatttgacaaacaaAAAAGAGAAGTTCATTTTAGCCCTTTTAGCCCCTTGTagctcagaaaccgtaagtcctAGCTCAAATCGGTAAAAATTTTCTGAGTTGGAAATTTCATAAGGAatccaaagaaaaaaaacccgTTGAAATCGgacgagaaataaaaaagttttttttttttatttagcaccACTTTGGTCCCTAATAGCTCGGAAACGGTAAAAGCTACGTTAAGTCCGTTGACATACTATCGGTGCGGAATTTCATAAggaacataatgaaaaaaacaaaatgaaaataagatgaaaaataaaaatttgacgaACAAAAAAGAGAAGGCAGTTTtagccccttttggccccttgtAGCTCCGAAACCGTAGGTCCTAGCTCAAATCGCTTAAAATTTCATGaggaatcaaaaaaaaaaaacccattgaaatcggacaagaaataaaaaagttcGTTTTTTGGGATTTAGCACCACTTTGGCCGCTTATAGCTCGGAAACGGTAAAGGCTATGTTAAATCCGTTGCAATATTACAGTTGCGGGATTTCATAAGGAACATTAtgaaaaaaatttgattaaaattgaacaaacaagaatgtgtcctcagtacacgaatgccccactcgcactatcattttctatgttcagtggaccgtgaaattggggtaaaatctctaatttggcattaaaattagaaagatcatatcatagggaacatgtgtaccaagtttgaagtcgattggacttcaacttcatcaaaaactacctcgaccaaaaactttaacctgaagcgggacagacggacgaacgaacgaacggacggacggacgaacggacgcacagaccagaaaacataatgcccctctactatcgtaggtggggcataaaaataaatccTCTACATCATATTTAATATAAACACTTATTttgccctttttggcccctatttcAGGAACCGGCGGGGGCATAACCCCCAAAAACAATCCCAAGCTGTATTTTGTGGTTATattccttgtgttaaaatttcgtAGCATTTGCTCTATCagaacttaagttattgtccggaaaccattaatctggacgacgacgacgacgccgacacCGACGACGCCAACGGACAGGGGCGATACCATTATACGAACGCAAAATTTTTGCGGTGGTATAAAAAGTTAGTTGCTTGGATCATAATCATACCAAAAGATGTCGCATATTAATCATTTGGTGGGAAATCATTTTGCCCTAAGGGCAAAGTTCAAAATTCCGAAACCTTCGACACAGACAACTTTCATAGTACTACTTATACACTTATAATTTTCTTGTTTCTACCATGAAAGGTGTAAGAGGAGTTCGTGCAGaatcgattttgtcattatttttaaccCTTAGGAAAATGCCCTCAGGGCTTGCAGGCAAAATACCATGCCACTGCTAGACTTGGTACCCATAATGGGAGGTCATACTGTTGGAACCAACTTCCTATTGTAAATATTTTGGAAGATTTCACCATTTTCTGCCtatctcaaaaacgaaatttCGCTCATAAATTTGCCCTAGGGCATGAATTTCATACCCTGATCACATACTCTAACATGctaccaagtttcaagtttccATCATTTCTAGTTTCTGAGATTTTGCATGACATTACATACATACAAACAGACGGACTGcattacatacatgacataatccCCCCGCTTTCGCTTAGCAGGGGGGATAAAAACAGCACTTGACAATATTTATACCCTCTTCTTCATTGATAATATTCTCTTCTGAATCGATGAACTGTTCCCTCTCAAAATCTTCTTCTGCCTCTACACCTTCCATCTGAGTATTTCTATCTTCTTCTCTGTCTATTTCTAACTCTTTCTCTGAATAAGGAAAGATATTTCATTAACTAACATAAATTGCTTACCTGGATAGTCTTAACCAAACATATCAATGGCTAAATATAGCAATTTTAATGCcgttttaattttttgtgtgtgatctATGCATTCTTTTAGTAACAATTTTGAAGatgactgaataaaaaaaaaactagaggctcagGTGAGCATCAAGAATTGCCCATGGCAGCCAATTTTGTTGTCCAATCAGGACGAAATGAGGCAATTTTATAACAGACCTTACATAGATGCATCCTGCCAAGTTTGATTCCATTTAGCCCAGCGGTTTCAGAGGGGAAGATTAAAGTGTGATAAGTTATGATAGATGTTTCATggtggcaaaagctcacattacCCTAATAATAATCTATAAAGCAATCAACAATGCTCATCTTTCATACATGTTGtctgaaataaattaaatattctgCAATCATGGACTAATGCAAAACATATTACAATTAATCATTCAATTATTAAACAGAAatcaaaaacacatgtttttgaATTCACAATTCCATTTGTTTCTTTGGTAAAACTCTAAATTTACCTGAATCAGAGTCCAAAATGCATTGCAGTTGTTCTATTACCCTGGGCCTACTTATGACGTACTGCATCACCACAGATGGATTTGCATCTGCAAATCTGGTCCATTTTTCTTTAACTGAAAATATAAGATTTTCATCCAATGATAAACAGAGGACAGGTCTgagctttttttttgcaaaggttTATTTTGCCTCTCAAGCTTAAAATGACTTAATTGACAGTCCaaaataacatttgaaattacAGATAATTTTATCAATACAAACTGAGGTGCTCAACAACCTACTTTGTTGACTACTCAATAACCTATATTGTGGTCAACACAGGAATTGTGTTACCAGTAGCTTGCTTCATACAGTAATGTGTTTGATATGCTTACTTTCTTGACAGTCTAACTTGCTTGCCACGATTATGTTGGTAGTTCActattattgaaatatattggAAATCAGAATtagaataaacagctgcgccacaAGTGCAATATACGCCCATTccgaattttttttatagttcatttCAAAACATATGCAGTGGAACCTGTCTTATCCGACACACCTCGGGACCAGAGAAATATGTCGGATTGGACAGGGTGTCGGAATACTCGGGTTTCACATTTGATAAAAGTGAAATAAGCATGTAAGATACAAACGTGGGCAATAACACCCAAAATAGGTTTTACTAAGGAGATCCTTTAAAGAAAAATAGTGTTTATGAAACATTACACCACGTCAAGTACGAATTCCCAAGATCTTGTAAATATTTAGTACGATAAATTTCAGTGAGATTGACAAGTTCTTAGAACATTTACAGTGTTAGTCTTCATCAATTGTTTAACTATTTTCCCAGTCATGGTTATTTGTATCATTTAGTCGGAATATCGTCTTCGACACTGGTCACATAAATTAAACTGTCAAAATGAAATCATTTCACAGTCCAATTAGCAATATTTCTTCGTCTGGATTTTTTTCCCCAACAATTTACTCACATTGAATTAAGAAAGACATTATGAAAAGTATGTATTAAGATTTATATATTTTCCATATGTTGTAGAAATGTTTTTATCCCGTACTGAGCCTCAAATTTCCTATCCgatcaataaaaaataacaagatatTTGTGTACACAGGTAATGGATTAAATTACCTTtaataaaaatgcatgaaatacaCCTGACTGAATTATGATTACCTTGTTTATAAATTGATTAAGGAGATCAAAGGGTCGGATTAAACAAGTATAATTAGAGTACTTATGAAGGCTGGGACTTGAAAATGCTGTCGGATTACGGAGTAGACGGGTGACGGAATACAGAAGATTTTTTAACAAAGAATGTTAAAGAAAACTTTCGGGACCAGTAAATTTTGTC
This portion of the Mytilus galloprovincialis unplaced genomic scaffold, xbMytGall1.hap1.1 HAP1_SCAFFOLD_34, whole genome shotgun sequence genome encodes:
- the LOC143059877 gene encoding uncharacterized protein LOC143059877 isoform X6, which translates into the protein MFMSMAPTSPFILFEEKLMEVIKKTPKTSPLEIYILKIYLEMKTETDIVQEVGTKYDSPPLDEKDSCGQNSRKRKEKNRLYTWIKNFITRKTCAPVESFKEKWTRFADANPSVVMQYVISRPRVIEQLQCILDSDSEKELEIDREEDRNTQMEGVEAEEDFEREQFIDSEENIINEEEDLPTMETPISYPKRKRIPRKIYTPSSSKVAEKQENKKSLS
- the LOC143059877 gene encoding uncharacterized protein LOC143059877 isoform X5, which codes for MFMSMAPTSPFILFEEKLMEVIKKTPKTSPLEIYILKIYLEMKTETDIVQEVGTKYDSPPLDEKDSCGQNSRKRKEKNRLYTWIKNFITRKTCAPVESFKEKWTRFADANPSVVMQYVISRPRVIEQLQCILDSDSEKELEIDREEDRNTQMEGVEAEEDFEREQFIDSEENIINEEEDLPTMETPISYPKRKRIPRKIYTPSSSKVAEKQENKKRFSTMFHYRVF